In one Agrobacterium tumefaciens genomic region, the following are encoded:
- the betA gene encoding choline dehydrogenase: MQADYVIVGSGSAGSAIAYRLSEDGRYSVIVIEAGGSDFGPFIQMPAALAWPMSMKRYNWGYLSEPEPNLDNRRITAPRGKVIGGSSSINGLVYVRGHAEDFNRWEELGAHGWAYADVLPYFKRMEHSHGGEEGWRGTDGPLHVQRGPVNNPLFHAFIQAGAEAGFELTDDYNGSKQEGFGLMEQTIHNGRRWSAANAYLKPALKRGNVTLVNGFARNVVIENGRAVGVEIERKGVVETVTANREVIVSASSFNSPKLLMLSGIGPAAHLKDMGIEVKADRPGVGENLQDHMEFYFQQVSTKPVSLYSWLPWFWQGVAGAQWLLSKGGLGASNQFEACAFLRSAPGLKQPDIQYHFLPVAISYDGKAAAKSHGFQVHVGYNLSKSRGNVTLRSADPQDDPVIRFNYMSHPEDWEKFRHCVRLTRDIFSQKAFDDFRGPEIQPGENVETDEEIDAFLREHLESAYHPCGTCRMGDRDDPMAVVDPECRVIGVEGLRVADSSIFPHVTYGNLNGPSIMTGEKAADHILGKTPLPRSNQEPWANPRAAVSDR, translated from the coding sequence ATGCAAGCAGATTACGTCATCGTCGGTTCGGGTTCCGCAGGCTCCGCCATCGCCTATCGCCTGTCGGAAGACGGCCGTTATTCGGTGATCGTCATCGAGGCCGGCGGTTCGGATTTCGGCCCCTTCATCCAGATGCCGGCCGCACTCGCATGGCCGATGAGCATGAAGCGCTATAATTGGGGTTATCTCTCCGAGCCCGAGCCGAACCTCGACAACCGCAGGATTACGGCGCCGCGCGGAAAAGTCATCGGCGGTTCGTCCTCCATCAACGGCCTCGTTTACGTGCGTGGCCATGCCGAGGATTTCAACCGCTGGGAAGAGCTTGGCGCGCATGGCTGGGCCTATGCGGATGTGCTGCCTTACTTCAAGCGGATGGAACATAGCCATGGCGGCGAAGAAGGCTGGCGCGGCACGGATGGGCCGCTGCATGTGCAGCGCGGCCCGGTCAACAATCCACTGTTCCACGCCTTCATTCAGGCCGGCGCTGAGGCCGGTTTCGAACTGACCGACGATTATAACGGCTCCAAGCAGGAGGGTTTCGGCCTGATGGAGCAGACCATCCACAATGGCCGCCGCTGGTCTGCCGCCAATGCGTATCTGAAACCGGCGCTGAAGCGCGGCAATGTCACGCTCGTCAACGGTTTCGCCCGCAATGTCGTCATCGAGAACGGCCGCGCGGTTGGTGTCGAGATCGAGCGCAAGGGCGTGGTGGAAACCGTCACGGCCAATCGCGAGGTCATCGTCTCGGCATCCTCCTTCAATTCGCCGAAACTGCTGATGCTCTCAGGCATCGGCCCCGCCGCCCATCTGAAAGACATGGGCATCGAGGTGAAGGCGGATCGCCCGGGCGTGGGCGAGAACCTTCAAGACCATATGGAGTTTTATTTTCAGCAGGTCTCCACCAAGCCGGTCTCGCTTTATTCCTGGCTGCCATGGTTCTGGCAGGGCGTGGCGGGTGCGCAATGGCTGCTGTCGAAAGGCGGGCTTGGCGCTTCCAACCAGTTCGAGGCCTGCGCCTTCCTGCGCTCAGCTCCGGGTCTGAAGCAGCCTGACATCCAGTATCATTTCCTGCCCGTCGCCATTTCCTATGATGGCAAGGCGGCGGCGAAAAGCCATGGTTTTCAGGTACATGTGGGTTACAACCTGTCGAAATCGCGCGGCAATGTCACATTGCGTTCCGCAGATCCGCAAGACGACCCGGTCATCCGCTTCAACTATATGAGCCACCCGGAAGACTGGGAAAAATTCCGCCATTGCGTGCGCCTGACGCGCGACATCTTCAGCCAGAAAGCCTTTGACGATTTTCGCGGACCGGAAATCCAGCCCGGCGAAAACGTGGAGACGGATGAGGAGATCGACGCCTTTTTGCGCGAGCATCTGGAAAGCGCCTATCACCCCTGCGGCACCTGCCGCATGGGCGACAGGGACGACCCGATGGCCGTCGTCGATCCCGAATGCCGGGTGATCGGGGTGGAGGGCTTGAGGGTGGCGGACAGCTCGATCTTCCCGCATGTGACCTATGGCAACCTCAACGGCCCGTCGATCATGACCGGCGAAAAAGCGGCGGACCACATTCTCGGCAAAACCCCGCTGCCGCGGTCCAATCAGGAACCTTGGGCGAACCCACGCGCGGCCGTCAGCGACCGGTGA
- a CDS encoding HdeD family acid-resistance protein, translating to MTHSLNAPGFSPLRAKWGWFLALGLVLLAFGVIALGNLLVATVASVFYVGVMMLMGGILQLFHAFQVKGWESALFWTLSGLLYAIAGVIAFQNPDLTAAVLTLLMAVSLIVAGIFRLVVGFRLKPATGWGWVTVAGAVTALAGLVIAAGWPVNSLWVLGLFLAIDLIMQGFAMIALAMAMRS from the coding sequence ATGACACACAGTCTCAATGCGCCTGGATTTTCACCCCTCAGAGCGAAGTGGGGTTGGTTTCTGGCCCTTGGCCTCGTTCTTCTGGCCTTTGGGGTCATTGCGCTCGGCAATCTTCTCGTCGCCACCGTCGCCTCCGTATTTTATGTCGGGGTCATGATGCTGATGGGCGGCATTTTGCAGCTTTTCCATGCCTTTCAGGTGAAAGGATGGGAAAGTGCACTGTTCTGGACACTGAGCGGCCTGCTTTATGCCATTGCCGGTGTCATCGCCTTTCAAAACCCTGATCTGACCGCGGCCGTGCTGACATTGTTGATGGCGGTATCGCTTATTGTCGCCGGCATCTTCCGCCTCGTCGTCGGCTTCCGGCTGAAACCGGCAACGGGCTGGGGCTGGGTTACCGTGGCGGGTGCGGTGACGGCACTTGCGGGCCTGGTGATCGCCGCCGGCTGGCCGGTGAACAGCCTTTGGGTCCTTGGCCTGTTCCTGGCGATAGACCTTATCATGCAGGGCTTTGCGATGATCGCGCTCGCCATGGCCATGCGGTCATGA
- a CDS encoding zinc-binding dehydrogenase, whose product MPDTTTLPEKMRFIDLPSHGGPEVMRLSHAPLPKPAKGEVLVKVEAAGVNRPDVAQRQGIYPPPKDASPILGLEIAGEVVVLGEGVTEFKVGDKVCALANGGGYAQYCTVPAGQALPFPKGYDAVKAAALPETFFTVWANLFQMAGLTEGESVLIHGGTSGIGTTAIQLAKAFGAEVYATAGSTEKCEACVKLGAKRAINYREEDFAAVIKAETDGKGVDVVLDMIGAAYFEKNLSALAKDGCLSIIAFLGGAVAEKVNLTPIMVKRLTVTGSTMRPRTADEKRAIRDDLVAEVWPLIESGQLAPVINRVFTMDEVVEAHRLMESSNHIGKIVMRVS is encoded by the coding sequence ATGCCCGACACGACGACCCTGCCCGAAAAAATGCGCTTCATCGACCTTCCCTCCCATGGCGGCCCGGAGGTGATGCGCCTTTCGCATGCGCCTTTGCCCAAGCCCGCGAAAGGCGAGGTTCTGGTGAAGGTCGAGGCGGCGGGCGTCAACCGGCCGGATGTCGCGCAGCGGCAGGGCATCTATCCGCCGCCGAAGGATGCAAGCCCGATCCTCGGCCTTGAAATCGCCGGCGAGGTGGTTGTGCTGGGTGAAGGCGTTACCGAATTCAAGGTGGGCGACAAGGTCTGCGCGCTCGCCAATGGCGGCGGTTATGCGCAATATTGCACCGTGCCGGCCGGGCAGGCCCTGCCCTTCCCCAAGGGCTACGACGCCGTCAAAGCGGCGGCTTTGCCGGAAACCTTCTTCACCGTCTGGGCCAATCTCTTCCAGATGGCGGGCCTCACCGAAGGGGAAAGCGTCCTCATCCATGGCGGCACCAGCGGCATCGGCACAACGGCGATCCAGCTTGCCAAAGCCTTCGGCGCGGAAGTCTATGCCACGGCGGGCTCGACGGAAAAATGCGAAGCCTGCGTGAAGCTCGGCGCCAAACGGGCGATCAACTATCGTGAGGAAGATTTCGCCGCCGTCATCAAGGCTGAAACCGACGGCAAGGGCGTCGATGTCGTTCTCGACATGATCGGTGCGGCCTATTTCGAAAAGAACCTTTCGGCACTCGCCAAGGACGGCTGCCTGTCCATCATCGCCTTCCTGGGCGGCGCCGTGGCCGAGAAGGTCAACCTCACCCCCATCATGGTCAAGCGCCTCACCGTCACCGGCTCCACCATGCGCCCCCGCACGGCCGACGAAAAACGCGCCATCCGCGACGACCTTGTCGCAGAGGTCTGGCCGCTCATCGAAAGCGGTCAGCTGGCACCGGTCATCAACCGGGTCTTCACGATGGATGAGGTCGTGGAAGCGCACCGGCTGATGGAAAGCAGCAATCATATCGGCAAGATCGTGATGCGGGTGTCGTGA
- a CDS encoding DUF3750 domain-containing protein yields MKFAKRLLLAIAVIYLLPALASAGLWAMKDHPRGWNAARWSSSGMLPAASSNGEAAVYVFSAMTGGFKGSVASHAWVVLKKPGAASYDRYDKVGWGTPIRHNGYAADAYWYSNMPRQVVAIHGAEAEKLIPKIEKAITDYPYGRPGGYRIYPGPNSNTFVAHVLRSVPELGVVLPPDAVGRDYLPDGAFYHIADDWKDVSVSLGGLFGISAGARSGFEINFLGLVAGIDFSRPGVKIPGLGYFGVAGIRA; encoded by the coding sequence GTGAAATTTGCAAAACGTCTGCTGCTGGCGATTGCCGTCATCTATCTGCTTCCCGCGCTGGCATCGGCCGGGCTGTGGGCCATGAAAGACCATCCGCGCGGCTGGAACGCCGCAAGATGGTCTTCCTCCGGCATGCTGCCGGCGGCGTCCAGCAACGGCGAAGCTGCCGTCTATGTCTTTTCCGCCATGACCGGCGGTTTCAAGGGCTCCGTCGCCAGCCACGCCTGGGTCGTTCTGAAAAAGCCCGGTGCTGCGAGCTATGACCGTTATGACAAGGTGGGCTGGGGCACGCCGATCCGCCACAATGGTTATGCGGCGGATGCCTACTGGTATTCCAACATGCCGCGCCAAGTGGTTGCCATTCATGGCGCGGAAGCGGAAAAACTGATCCCGAAGATCGAAAAGGCGATTACCGATTACCCCTATGGCCGGCCGGGCGGCTATCGCATCTATCCCGGCCCCAACTCCAACACCTTCGTCGCCCATGTGCTGCGCAGCGTGCCGGAACTCGGTGTCGTGCTGCCGCCGGATGCCGTCGGCCGCGATTATCTGCCGGATGGCGCGTTTTACCACATCGCCGACGACTGGAAGGATGTAAGCGTTTCGCTCGGCGGCCTGTTCGGCATTTCGGCGGGTGCGCGCAGCGGTTTCGAGATCAATTTTCTCGGTCTTGTCGCCGGCATCGATTTCAGCCGGCCGGGCGTGAAGATACCGGGGCTCGGGTATTTCGGTGTGGCGGGCATCCGCGCATAA
- the betI gene encoding transcriptional regulator BetI: protein MPKIGMEPLRRKALVDAALRTIGHHGSLNVTMSDIAREAGVSAALAHHYFGSKQQLLLETIRSLLRDLRRDAVAALTRASGPRARLSAIVHVSFQSDQFTPETVAAWLAFYVEAQRSEETRRLLVLYSRRLRSNLMASLNRLCPPDDAARIAEGAAALIDGLYIRHSLRSAPLGLASAPALVEDYFDMQLKSFPDGQRPKPSIRVL from the coding sequence ATGCCCAAGATCGGAATGGAGCCTTTGCGCCGGAAGGCGCTTGTGGATGCGGCACTGCGCACCATAGGCCACCATGGTTCGCTGAATGTGACAATGTCTGACATCGCCCGGGAAGCGGGCGTGTCGGCCGCCCTTGCGCATCATTATTTCGGCAGCAAGCAGCAGCTTCTTCTCGAAACCATCCGCAGCCTGCTGCGTGACCTGCGGCGCGATGCGGTCGCGGCGCTGACCCGTGCTTCCGGTCCGCGCGCAAGGCTGAGCGCCATCGTCCATGTCTCCTTCCAGAGCGACCAGTTCACACCGGAGACGGTGGCGGCATGGCTTGCCTTTTATGTCGAGGCGCAGCGTTCGGAAGAAACCCGCCGCCTGCTCGTGCTCTATTCGCGCCGTCTCAGGTCAAACCTCATGGCGAGCCTCAACCGGCTCTGCCCGCCAGACGATGCCGCACGCATCGCGGAAGGCGCGGCCGCCCTGATCGACGGACTTTATATTCGCCATAGCCTGCGCTCAGCGCCACTCGGCCTTGCCTCCGCACCGGCGCTTGTCGAGGATTACTTCGACATGCAGCTCAAATCTTTTCCCGATGGACAGCGCCCAAAGCCGTCCATCCGTGTTCTTTAA
- a CDS encoding chloride channel protein — MPVDYKKLKMLRRSRVVWGSWRVWRPRAVFWIGAIAVGLISVGFAWAADRAQHLFFAATSSGKRAFLLPLIITPLGFTLCAWLAITVFPNAGGSGIPQAIAARHLREDADRSRLLSLKLAFGKVVLTVAGLLSGASIGREGPTVQVGASIMLQAARWGGMAQAKGLILAGSAAGIAAAFNTPLAGIVFAIEEMSKTYESRANGLVLTAVILSGLASLALVGSYTYFGASSVMAKTTMDWLLILVCGIGGGAFGALFSAGALHLSARIRRFAQAMPLKRMLAVAAACGLASAVLGIATGGATFGTGYEQARAAIEGEAAPAFFFIEKLAATFLAMMSGIPGGIFAPSLSVGAGFGSTMATLLGTSIGLGAIVGMAGYFAGVVQAPMTAFVIILEMTGNHEGVMPIMAASMLGYLTSRLFSREPLYHGLSRVFIAQSIRARRAAQASET, encoded by the coding sequence ATGCCCGTCGACTACAAAAAGCTGAAGATGCTCCGCCGTTCCCGTGTCGTCTGGGGCTCCTGGCGGGTGTGGAGGCCGAGGGCGGTTTTCTGGATTGGCGCGATTGCGGTTGGCCTTATCAGCGTTGGCTTTGCCTGGGCGGCGGATCGCGCCCAGCACCTTTTCTTTGCGGCGACCTCATCGGGCAAAAGGGCGTTTCTGCTGCCGCTCATCATCACGCCGCTCGGCTTCACGCTCTGCGCATGGCTCGCGATCACGGTTTTCCCCAATGCCGGCGGCAGCGGCATTCCGCAGGCCATCGCCGCGCGGCACCTGCGGGAAGATGCGGACCGTTCGCGGCTTCTGTCGCTGAAACTCGCTTTCGGCAAGGTGGTACTGACGGTGGCCGGGCTTTTGTCCGGTGCCTCCATCGGCCGTGAGGGCCCGACCGTTCAGGTTGGCGCCTCGATCATGCTGCAGGCCGCCCGCTGGGGCGGCATGGCGCAGGCGAAGGGTCTCATTCTCGCTGGCTCGGCGGCGGGCATCGCGGCGGCTTTCAACACGCCGCTCGCCGGCATCGTCTTCGCCATCGAGGAAATGAGCAAGACCTATGAATCCCGCGCCAATGGCCTCGTCCTCACCGCCGTCATCCTGTCCGGCCTCGCCTCGCTGGCGCTGGTCGGCAGCTATACCTATTTCGGCGCCAGTTCGGTGATGGCGAAAACGACCATGGACTGGCTGCTGATTCTGGTCTGCGGCATTGGCGGCGGCGCGTTCGGTGCGCTGTTCAGCGCAGGCGCCTTGCATCTTTCCGCCCGCATCCGGCGCTTCGCGCAGGCCATGCCGCTGAAGCGGATGCTGGCGGTCGCCGCCGCCTGCGGTCTTGCCTCCGCCGTCCTCGGCATCGCAACGGGCGGCGCGACCTTCGGAACCGGTTACGAACAGGCGCGCGCGGCAATCGAGGGCGAGGCCGCGCCCGCATTCTTCTTCATCGAAAAACTGGCGGCGACGTTCCTTGCCATGATGTCGGGTATTCCCGGCGGCATTTTTGCGCCGTCGCTGTCAGTAGGCGCGGGTTTCGGCAGCACCATGGCCACCCTGCTCGGCACCAGCATCGGCCTTGGCGCCATCGTCGGCATGGCGGGTTATTTTGCGGGCGTGGTGCAGGCGCCGATGACGGCCTTCGTCATCATCCTCGAAATGACCGGCAATCATGAAGGCGTCATGCCTATCATGGCCGCATCGATGCTCGGATATCTGACGTCGCGGCTTTTCTCCCGCGAGCCGCTTTATCATGGCCTGTCGCGGGTCTTCATCGCCCAGAGCATCCGCGCCAGACGCGCTGCTCAGGCCAGCGAAACCTAA
- a CDS encoding prevent-host-death protein — protein sequence MKTATLPSLRVTADFREAAESVLKDGETLSSFVEDSVRRQVEIRKSQAEFIARGLASLEDAERTGVYYTTDDVLSMMQKKLDAAKAAKRK from the coding sequence ATGAAAACGGCGACATTGCCTTCGCTGCGGGTAACGGCGGATTTTCGCGAGGCGGCGGAAAGCGTGCTGAAGGACGGCGAAACGCTCTCTTCCTTCGTTGAGGATTCCGTGCGCAGGCAGGTGGAAATCCGTAAATCACAGGCAGAGTTCATTGCGCGCGGGCTGGCCTCGCTCGAAGATGCTGAGCGCACCGGTGTCTATTATACCACCGACGATGTTCTTTCGATGATGCAAAAGAAACTTGATGCTGCGAAAGCCGCGAAGCGGAAATGA
- the betB gene encoding betaine-aldehyde dehydrogenase, which translates to MKAQPKASHFIDGDYVEDTAGTPFESIFPATGEVIARLHAATPAIVERAIASAKRAQKEWAAMSPMARGRILKRAADIMRERNDALSTLETLDTGKPIQETIVADPTSGADAFEFFGGIAPSALNGDYIPLGGDFAYTKRVPLGVCVGIGAWNYPQQIACWKAAPALVAGNAMVFKPSENTPLGALKIAEILIEAGLPKGLFNVIQGDRDTGPLLVNHPDVAKVSLTGSVPTGRKVAAAAAGHLKHVTMELGGKSPLIVFDDADIESAVGGAMLGNFYSSGQVCSNGTRVFVQKKAKERFLDNLKRRTESMILGDPLDYATHLGPLVSKAQQEKVLSYIEKGKAEGATLITGGGIPNNVAGEGAYVRPTVFADVTDDMTIAREEIFGPVMCVLDFDDEDEVLARANATEFGLAGGVFTADLARAHRVVDRLEAGTLWINTYNLCPVEIPFGGSKQSGFGRENSAAALEHYSELKTVYVSTGKVDAPY; encoded by the coding sequence CTGAAGGCGCAGCCGAAAGCCTCGCATTTCATCGACGGGGATTATGTCGAAGACACGGCCGGTACGCCGTTCGAAAGCATCTTTCCGGCCACCGGCGAGGTGATCGCGAGGCTGCATGCGGCAACGCCTGCCATCGTCGAGCGCGCCATCGCCTCCGCTAAACGTGCGCAGAAGGAATGGGCGGCGATGAGCCCAATGGCCCGCGGCCGCATCCTCAAACGCGCCGCCGATATCATGCGCGAGCGCAACGATGCGCTTTCGACGCTGGAGACGCTGGATACCGGCAAGCCCATTCAGGAAACCATCGTCGCCGACCCGACCTCCGGCGCGGATGCCTTCGAATTTTTCGGCGGTATCGCACCTTCCGCGCTGAACGGCGATTACATCCCCCTCGGTGGCGATTTCGCCTATACCAAGCGCGTGCCGCTCGGCGTCTGCGTCGGTATCGGCGCGTGGAATTATCCGCAGCAGATCGCCTGCTGGAAGGCGGCGCCCGCGCTGGTCGCCGGCAATGCCATGGTCTTCAAGCCCTCGGAAAATACCCCGCTCGGCGCCTTGAAGATCGCCGAAATCCTCATCGAAGCCGGCCTGCCCAAGGGCCTGTTCAACGTCATTCAGGGTGATCGCGATACCGGGCCGCTGCTCGTCAACCACCCGGATGTGGCGAAGGTCTCGCTTACCGGCTCAGTCCCGACCGGCCGCAAGGTGGCCGCTGCCGCTGCCGGGCATCTGAAGCACGTTACCATGGAACTCGGCGGCAAGTCGCCGCTGATCGTCTTCGACGACGCCGATATCGAAAGCGCTGTCGGCGGGGCCATGCTTGGCAACTTCTATTCCTCCGGCCAGGTCTGCTCCAACGGCACCCGCGTCTTTGTGCAGAAAAAGGCGAAGGAGCGTTTCCTCGACAATCTGAAGCGCCGCACCGAGTCGATGATCCTCGGCGATCCCCTCGACTACGCCACCCATCTCGGCCCGCTGGTCTCCAAGGCCCAGCAGGAGAAGGTCCTTTCCTATATCGAAAAGGGCAAGGCAGAGGGCGCGACGCTCATCACCGGCGGCGGCATTCCCAACAATGTGGCGGGCGAGGGCGCTTATGTGCGGCCGACCGTCTTCGCCGATGTGACCGACGACATGACCATCGCCCGCGAAGAAATCTTCGGCCCGGTCATGTGCGTTCTGGATTTTGACGATGAGGACGAGGTTCTCGCCCGCGCCAACGCCACCGAATTCGGTCTCGCCGGCGGCGTCTTCACCGCCGATCTCGCCCGCGCCCATCGCGTGGTCGACCGGCTGGAGGCGGGTACGCTTTGGATCAATACCTATAATCTCTGCCCGGTGGAAATCCCCTTCGGTGGCTCGAAACAATCCGGCTTCGGGCGGGAGAATTCGGCCGCCGCGCTGGAGCATTATAGCGAGCTGAAGACGGTTTATGTGAGCACGGGGAAGGTGGACGCGCCGTATTGA
- a CDS encoding EAL domain-containing protein, which produces MQAVTVENDVIRRFASGQMFPMAKLVLETAFQPIVEATTGTIFGYESLMRGHDRLGFSNPLALLDQAAADGELKAFEQMLASRALAKFSTLPDFSSTTLFLNLDVRLIPHGDAILDKLVGHLARAGIPASSICFELSERFDNTSVPEFTALIARMRKEGFKLAIDDFGAGHGEMKLLCDFPLDYLKIDRHFIHGVDHLPRKQHLVRNIVNIAHVLGVRVIAEGIETEAEFLTCREFGVDLVQGWLIARPTVFTSELPESFPHLNRIGVTRRSSQTLDEILIRREIERLPTVFEHDSVDNVFELFRRNPQQAFFPVLNANGEPRGVINEYHLKEYIYRPFGRDLLKNKIYERTISHFVDPAPIVGLDADADQLMNMFASMGGSACIILTENMRYAGIVSAASLIKVINEKQLKMAQDQNPLTALPGNRAIGGFITDSCSDGDEARFFCYCDFDNFKPFNDKYGFNAGDHAITLFSALMRRYFFAGDCFLGHIGGDDFFIGVRDWTVEELTEILERLLSDFHVDVAELYSDEDRAAGCMKGQDRHGNERDFALLRCSIGVLTLPKGLIIANPERIGGEIAGIKAAAKENDSGLVIRVFGETK; this is translated from the coding sequence ATGCAGGCCGTCACGGTGGAAAACGATGTCATAAGGCGGTTTGCCTCCGGGCAGATGTTTCCAATGGCGAAGCTTGTGCTTGAAACCGCGTTTCAGCCCATTGTCGAGGCAACGACAGGCACGATCTTCGGTTATGAATCGCTGATGCGTGGCCATGACCGGCTGGGTTTTTCCAATCCGCTGGCGCTTCTCGACCAGGCTGCTGCGGATGGCGAGCTGAAGGCTTTCGAGCAGATGCTGGCAAGCCGGGCGCTGGCAAAATTCTCCACCCTGCCCGATTTTTCCTCTACCACCCTCTTCCTCAATCTGGATGTGCGGCTGATCCCGCATGGCGACGCCATTCTCGACAAGCTCGTCGGTCATCTGGCGCGGGCGGGCATTCCGGCCTCCTCCATCTGTTTCGAGCTTTCCGAACGTTTCGACAATACCAGCGTGCCGGAATTCACGGCGCTGATTGCCCGCATGCGCAAGGAAGGCTTCAAGCTGGCGATCGACGATTTCGGCGCCGGTCACGGCGAGATGAAGCTGCTCTGCGATTTTCCGCTGGACTACCTGAAGATCGACCGGCATTTCATCCACGGCGTCGACCATCTTCCCCGCAAGCAGCATCTCGTCCGCAACATCGTCAACATCGCCCATGTTCTCGGCGTCCGGGTCATTGCCGAAGGCATCGAAACGGAAGCGGAATTTCTGACCTGCCGTGAATTCGGCGTCGATCTGGTGCAGGGCTGGCTGATCGCCAGGCCCACGGTCTTCACCAGCGAACTTCCCGAAAGCTTTCCGCACCTCAACCGCATCGGCGTGACGCGGCGCAGCAGCCAGACGCTCGACGAAATCCTCATTCGCCGGGAAATCGAGCGGCTTCCCACCGTCTTCGAACATGACAGCGTCGACAATGTCTTCGAACTGTTCCGCCGAAACCCGCAGCAGGCTTTCTTCCCCGTGCTCAACGCCAATGGCGAACCGCGCGGCGTCATCAACGAATACCACCTCAAGGAATATATCTACCGGCCCTTCGGCCGCGACCTGCTCAAGAACAAGATCTATGAGCGCACCATATCCCACTTCGTCGACCCCGCGCCCATAGTGGGTCTCGATGCCGACGCCGACCAGCTGATGAACATGTTCGCCAGCATGGGTGGCAGCGCCTGCATCATCCTCACCGAAAACATGCGTTACGCCGGCATCGTCTCGGCGGCTTCGCTCATCAAGGTCATCAATGAAAAACAGCTGAAAATGGCGCAGGACCAGAACCCGCTGACGGCGCTGCCCGGCAACCGTGCCATTGGCGGCTTCATTACCGACAGCTGCAGCGATGGCGACGAGGCGCGCTTCTTCTGTTATTGCGACTTCGACAATTTCAAACCCTTCAACGACAAATATGGTTTCAACGCCGGCGACCACGCCATCACGCTGTTTTCGGCCCTGATGCGACGCTATTTCTTCGCCGGCGACTGCTTTCTCGGACATATTGGCGGCGACGACTTCTTCATCGGCGTGCGCGACTGGACGGTGGAGGAACTGACGGAAATTCTCGAGAGGCTGCTCAGCGATTTTCACGTCGATGTCGCCGAGCTCTATTCGGATGAAGACCGCGCCGCCGGCTGCATGAAGGGCCAGGACCGCCACGGCAACGAGCGGGACTTCGCGCTGTTGCGCTGCTCAATCGGCGTTCTCACTCTGCCGAAGGGGCTGATCATTGCCAATCCTGAGCGCATCGGCGGCGAGATCGCCGGTATCAAGGCGGCTGCGAAGGAAAATGACAGCGGCCTCGTCATCAGGGTATTCGGCGAGACAAAATGA
- a CDS encoding type II toxin-antitoxin system RelE/ParE family toxin, producing MTYELRYTEEALADFDRIYDFLIAYDIDVAEKAIRAIRAGLEILGDFPFSCRKASPENSLIRELLIPFGSSGYIVLFRIDGPETVTIAAVRHQREDDYH from the coding sequence ATGACGTATGAGCTTCGCTATACCGAAGAAGCCTTGGCCGATTTTGATCGCATCTATGATTTTCTGATCGCCTACGACATCGATGTGGCTGAGAAAGCGATCCGCGCCATAAGAGCAGGACTGGAGATTCTCGGCGATTTTCCCTTCAGCTGCCGCAAGGCATCCCCGGAAAACAGCCTGATACGCGAACTCCTCATACCGTTCGGTTCATCAGGCTATATCGTGCTATTCCGCATTGACGGCCCGGAAACCGTCACCATTGCCGCCGTCCGCCACCAGCGCGAGGATGATTACCATTGA
- a CDS encoding type II toxin-antitoxin system ParD family antitoxin, with amino-acid sequence MPMVTVSISPEQAARMREAVNCGAYASGSEVVRAALRLWAASAEHGVGTKPAEPVEADRERMNVAELYAAHTGHARRA; translated from the coding sequence ATGCCAATGGTGACAGTATCGATTTCCCCGGAACAGGCAGCAAGAATGCGGGAGGCCGTGAATTGCGGCGCTTACGCATCCGGCAGCGAGGTCGTCAGGGCCGCGCTGAGACTATGGGCGGCCTCTGCCGAACACGGCGTCGGCACCAAGCCGGCAGAACCTGTCGAGGCGGACCGCGAGCGCATGAATGTTGCGGAGCTTTACGCCGCTCACACGGGTCATGCGCGCCGGGCCTAA